The Hordeum vulgare subsp. vulgare chromosome 7H, MorexV3_pseudomolecules_assembly, whole genome shotgun sequence DNA window ATACAAAACTTAAAATAAAATCATTTTATTCCTTAATCATGATAAATGACTCGCGAAAAGTGGCCTAAAAATCGGCATGGTTTTGTAACAACCCGATGGATTTTGAAAGCAACATCAACCCTGAGATGAAAAACACATCTACGGTTCTAGACTAGTCTGAAGAATGCTTTCTATATGACGGCTGATAAAAAGTGTTTTTCTAAAAGAACTGGGTCTTAGTGttcctcattttgctttgtactccctccgtgagGAGATACTCATCAATTTCCCCCAACAAATAGAGCACATGTTTGATGCTACATTTTGAATTAATAAAAACGGCGTCTATAAAAAATTCATACTTATTGATCATTGTGAGCTAACAAAAGATTTATCCAAAAAGCATGCGAACTGCATGGATATTAGTAAAACACACTGCTACCACATCAATCAATGCTGACCGTCGGCAGGCTGAACCAAATCGGCTGCGTCTCTGTCCATGAACCGCCGGACGACTcgcacgacctcgccgccggtctcCGACCACGGGTCCCTCGAGAAGAAACCGTGCTCCTTGCCGTCGAACACGACGAGCTCCACGTCGTTCCCCACGGCCTTCATCCGCTCCGCGTACCGGACCTGGTTGTCCTTGAGCATGTCCTCGCCGCCGACGACGACCAGCACGCGGCCGCCGACGACGACCAGGCCCGGGCTGTCCGGCCCGAGCGGGTTCATCAGCGGGTAGTCCTTGTTGGCGCCGGCCGGCAGCGCGAGCCGGCTGTACCGCTCGGCCACGTCCCTGCTCAGGAACGCGGTGCCCCGCGAGCTCAGCTCGGACTGCGTCGGCGCCTCCGAGGTGAAGGCCGGCATGATGAGGACGTACCCGGCGATCCTGACGGAGCCGAGCCCCGCTCCCGCCGCGCCGAACCGCGCGGCCATGTGGTGCGCGATGTTGGCGCCGGCGGAGTCACCGGACACGAAGAGCCTCCCCGGGTCGGCGCCAGAGCCGGCGAGCCAGGCGCGGACGTCCTCGTCAGACCCAGACCCGTCAGCAAGCCCGGGGGTCATGCCGGTGAGGCGGTCGCGGAGCCAGGCGAGGGCGGTGGCGGCGTCCTCGTGGGCGGCCGGGAGGCGGTGCTCGGGCGCGAGGCGGTAGTCGAAGGAGAGCACGACGGCGGGGAGCTCGTGGGCGAAGCGGAGGCAGCAGGCGTGGACGGAGGGCCAGGCGCGGCTGCCGATGCAGAAGCCGCCGCCGTGGAAGTAGGCCAGCAACGGCAGCGGCCCCTTCCCTTCCCGGCGCGGCGGCCTGTACATGCGCACGCCGAGGCCGTGGGCCGGGTGGTACACGGCGTCCCTCCACTCGACGCGGCCGTCGTCGCGGTCCTCCACCGCGTACGGCGCCGCGGCGGAGCGGACGGTCGTCCCGTCGCTGAGCACCTGCAGCACGCCGCGGCAGTCCTCCACGACgtgcggcgcctccgtgtcggtGTCGCCCGCCATCGCCGTCGGCGTTGATGGAGAAGCTGGCTGATGGCTAGTTGACTCGATCCGACTAGTTAGCGCACACGTAACGACACGCCACATATAGGCGCGGCCAACAACTACTCGATTGTTGTGAAGAGCGTGCAGCGTGCTCTAGTTGACTTCGGCGAGTGGCGAGTGGCGAGTAGGTACCGCAGCGGTGGCCAGAGCTTACCAAAAAAAGTACTATATCCAGGGCTGTTTGGCACTgttctgttttattaaaatcaGCTCCGTGTTAACATTCATCGCAGGGGCTAAAATGTGGCACGCTGTGTCTGCAAGCGgttaggagggtgtttggattcgTTTTAGAGGGTGCTTGATACGTTTTagccccatgactaaaagtagtgagaTTAAAACTTGTTAGCCTCAttcatgcttggatccaagtactaaagaaACTAAAATCAAATTAATGAGCACTTATTATCCCCCAAACCCTCCAATCTAGAACTTGCATgatgagttaaatgaggagagagaggactaatgcacattttagtagggggtacccctgactaaaagattttagtctcaagactagttttagcctctctttagtcaggggtgcttcgaactttagcctcttaaagagactagttttagtcagactagttttagtctcttggatccaagcaccctcttagtcTCAAACTAAAAATAGTGGGACTAAAACTTGATAGCCTTATCCATGTTTGGATCCAAATATTAAAGAGACTACAattaagttaatgagcatttattattctCAAAACACTCCAATCCTGAACTCGCATGTGTTAAaagagaggagttaaatgaggagagagaggactaattcacattttagtaggggtacccctgataAAAAAAaaatagcctcaagactagttttagcccctctttagttaggggtgcttggaactttagcctcttaaagagattatttttagtcagactaaaataagtccctaggatccaagcaccctctagatAAACATGATGCACACTTATTTCTAAAGTGCAAAGAGGCTAGGAAAGTATCGGAAGGCCTGGGACTGAGCGAGCTACGGGACCGGTTGTGTAGCTATGAGCATGCAGGATCAGTTATGCAGGAAATACTGAAGTTGAAGGATGATCAGAAGGCTCTTTGCTGCTGTCTGCTGTGGCGCGGCTGGCTCCGGAGGAATAAACTGAATGCGGAAGGGAAGACCATGTCGTTGGAGGAGTTGATGGGGCAGATCAGGTACTAGACGTACGAATCGCTGCATGCTTCTCGTCCGAAGGAGAGTAGTCCTACTCGGAAACACCAGGCAAAGTGGCAGCCACCGGGAGAAGGTCTAATCAAGGTGAACC harbors:
- the LOC123411268 gene encoding probable carboxylesterase 15, which codes for MWRVVTCALTSRIESTSHQPASPSTPTAMAGDTDTEAPHVVEDCRGVLQVLSDGTTVRSAAAPYAVEDRDDGRVEWRDAVYHPAHGLGVRMYRPPRREGKGPLPLLAYFHGGGFCIGSRAWPSVHACCLRFAHELPAVVLSFDYRLAPEHRLPAAHEDAATALAWLRDRLTGMTPGLADGSGSDEDVRAWLAGSGADPGRLFVSGDSAGANIAHHMAARFGAAGAGLGSVRIAGYVLIMPAFTSEAPTQSELSSRGTAFLSRDVAERYSRLALPAGANKDYPLMNPLGPDSPGLVVVGGRVLVVVGGEDMLKDNQVRYAERMKAVGNDVELVVFDGKEHGFFSRDPWSETGGEVVRVVRRFMDRDAADLVQPADGQH